A DNA window from Syngnathus typhle isolate RoL2023-S1 ecotype Sweden linkage group LG2, RoL_Styp_1.0, whole genome shotgun sequence contains the following coding sequences:
- the iqcb1 gene encoding IQ calmodulin-binding motif-containing protein 1 isoform X2 yields the protein MERTEEAVMHLKRQVEDSSLSPADRIHLLNDTLKQFLDTATAQKDTNARTRITSHLYQSGILSHCITLLTLGPQRLQSVWGAAVTLASLTSSCCVGVEPGELSETFHKLFLPSVMDGVLSLASHLAMRAECVFLFRNVMDSVSWLLREHAQLTAQVLGSTHYELIQGCDEVTVSLLCIHMWINICTASSDFLSSLSDDAIRLLLNEAVCQLAVTSDGALGGASVRLILHMAKQLPLQPFLFNFKGLDSLLDKDWRGRGFDKEVDQLIAFIQSQEKSALADRVRAACVIQAAWKSYVTRRRVKSLGRVVSMLQRRFRARRRQQQQHREEQRLQEELNYQVCLQRLQGRTKFHQKQRELLQLLPPDQVQPYLLECEVRAAVLIQSAWRGFLARRSIDAQRPALKLARTQQDAARTLQRAVRHFLQERRAAKVLASGPCWIGQKGLTDSKRAVLKRQVEEYIRVHPVRHFTVK from the exons ATGGAACGGACTGAGGAGGCAGTAATGCATCTAAAGCGACAAGTGGAGGACTCAAGTCTGAGTCCTGCTGACAGAATCCACCTGCTGAATGATACTTTAAAGC AGTTTCTGGACACGGCAACGGCCCAGAAGGATACCAATGCACGGACCAGAATCACGTCTCATTTGTATCAGAGTGGAATCCTAAGCCACTGTATCACCCTCCTAACGCTGGGTCCCCAAAGGCTGCAAAGCGTCTGGGGAGCTGCCGTCACGCTGGCCTCCCTTACAAG TTCCTGTTGCGTTGGGGTGGAGCCTGGTGAATTGTCTGAGACTTTTCATAAGCTATTCCTACCATCAGTCATGGATGGCGTCCTGTCTTTGGCTAGTCATCTTGCCATGCGAGCAGAG TGTGTTTTTCTCTTCAGGAATGTGATGGATTCTGTCAGCTGGCTTCTGAGAGAGCATGCGCAGCTCACCGCGCAAG TTCTTGGTTCTACCCACTACGAACTCATCCAGGGCTGCGATGAGGTCACTGTGTCACTGCTCTGTATCCACATGTGGATCAATATATGTACGGCAAGCAG TGACTTCTTGTCTAGTTTAAGCGACGACGCCATTCGGCTGCTACTCAATGAGGCTGTTTGCCAATTAGCTGTGACCTCTGATGGGGCGCTGGGCGGAGCATCTGTCAGACTCATCCTCCACATGGCCAAGCAACTGCCGCTTCAGCccttcctcttcaacttcaaaG gttTAGACAGCCTATTAGACAAAGACTGGCGAGGACGGGGCTTTGACAAGGAAGTTGATCAGCTGATTGCATTTATCCAGTCCCAGGAAAAAAGT GCTTTGGCTGACCGTGTGAGAGCGGCGTGTGTGATTCAGGCAGCCTGGAAATCATATGTGACCAGACGTCGAGTCAAGAGTCTTGGCAGAGTGGTTTCTATGCTGCAGCGTCGCTTCAG gGCTCgccgacgacaacaacaacaacacagggAGGAACAGCGGTTGCAAGAGGAGTTGAATTATCAG gTCTGTTTGCAACGGCTACAGGGAAGGACAAAGTTCCACCAAAAACAGAGAGAACTGCTTCAGCTTCTACCGCCTG ACCAGGTGCAGCCGTACCTGCTAGAATGCGAGGTCCGTGCAGCCGTGTTGATTCAGAGCGCCTGGCGAGGCTTTCTAGCCAGACGAAGCATTGACGCGCAGCGACCTGCACTGAAACTCGCACGCACACAGCAGGATGCCGCCAGAACCCTCCAGAGAGct GTGCGTCACTTTCTCCAAGAGCGTCGGGCAGCTAAAGTCTTGGCCTCCGGACCTTGCTGGATTGGCCAGAAGGGTTTGACTGATAGCAAGAGGGCAGTGTTGAAGAGACAGGTGGAGGAATATATCCGTGTCCATCCCGTAAGGCACTTTACTGTTAAATGA
- the iqcb1 gene encoding IQ calmodulin-binding motif-containing protein 1 isoform X1, whose product MERTEEAVMHLKRQVEDSSLSPADRIHLLNDTLKQFLDTATAQKDTNARTRITSHLYQSGILSHCITLLTLGPQRLQSVWGAAVTLASLTSSCCVGVEPGELSETFHKLFLPSVMDGVLSLASHLAMRAECVFLFRNVMDSVSWLLREHAQLTAQVLGSTHYELIQGCDEVTVSLLCIHMWINICTASSDFLSSLSDDAIRLLLNEAVCQLAVTSDGALGGASVRLILHMAKQLPLQPFLFNFKGLDSLLDKDWRGRGFDKEVDQLIAFIQSQEKSALADRVRAACVIQAAWKSYVTRRRVKSLGRVVSMLQRRFRARRRQQQQHREEQRLQEELNYQVCLQRLQGRTKFHQKQRELLQLLPPDQVQPYLLECEVRAAVLIQSAWRGFLARRSIDAQRPALKLARTQQDAARTLQRAVRHFLQERRAAKVLASGPCWIGQKGLTDSKRAVLKRQVEEYIRVHPSSSVSRQQCEQLHIDVQWRLQALLQQAVRQQRQEQKMDSLLAHTHTQLDLLKDAPPLSAVTATDIKSFLSPSGTIATRARDAHNARLQANRLPWWRTLGEKTAEFKPEEEIELGLGGVDSR is encoded by the exons ATGGAACGGACTGAGGAGGCAGTAATGCATCTAAAGCGACAAGTGGAGGACTCAAGTCTGAGTCCTGCTGACAGAATCCACCTGCTGAATGATACTTTAAAGC AGTTTCTGGACACGGCAACGGCCCAGAAGGATACCAATGCACGGACCAGAATCACGTCTCATTTGTATCAGAGTGGAATCCTAAGCCACTGTATCACCCTCCTAACGCTGGGTCCCCAAAGGCTGCAAAGCGTCTGGGGAGCTGCCGTCACGCTGGCCTCCCTTACAAG TTCCTGTTGCGTTGGGGTGGAGCCTGGTGAATTGTCTGAGACTTTTCATAAGCTATTCCTACCATCAGTCATGGATGGCGTCCTGTCTTTGGCTAGTCATCTTGCCATGCGAGCAGAG TGTGTTTTTCTCTTCAGGAATGTGATGGATTCTGTCAGCTGGCTTCTGAGAGAGCATGCGCAGCTCACCGCGCAAG TTCTTGGTTCTACCCACTACGAACTCATCCAGGGCTGCGATGAGGTCACTGTGTCACTGCTCTGTATCCACATGTGGATCAATATATGTACGGCAAGCAG TGACTTCTTGTCTAGTTTAAGCGACGACGCCATTCGGCTGCTACTCAATGAGGCTGTTTGCCAATTAGCTGTGACCTCTGATGGGGCGCTGGGCGGAGCATCTGTCAGACTCATCCTCCACATGGCCAAGCAACTGCCGCTTCAGCccttcctcttcaacttcaaaG gttTAGACAGCCTATTAGACAAAGACTGGCGAGGACGGGGCTTTGACAAGGAAGTTGATCAGCTGATTGCATTTATCCAGTCCCAGGAAAAAAGT GCTTTGGCTGACCGTGTGAGAGCGGCGTGTGTGATTCAGGCAGCCTGGAAATCATATGTGACCAGACGTCGAGTCAAGAGTCTTGGCAGAGTGGTTTCTATGCTGCAGCGTCGCTTCAG gGCTCgccgacgacaacaacaacaacacagggAGGAACAGCGGTTGCAAGAGGAGTTGAATTATCAG gTCTGTTTGCAACGGCTACAGGGAAGGACAAAGTTCCACCAAAAACAGAGAGAACTGCTTCAGCTTCTACCGCCTG ACCAGGTGCAGCCGTACCTGCTAGAATGCGAGGTCCGTGCAGCCGTGTTGATTCAGAGCGCCTGGCGAGGCTTTCTAGCCAGACGAAGCATTGACGCGCAGCGACCTGCACTGAAACTCGCACGCACACAGCAGGATGCCGCCAGAACCCTCCAGAGAGct GTGCGTCACTTTCTCCAAGAGCGTCGGGCAGCTAAAGTCTTGGCCTCCGGACCTTGCTGGATTGGCCAGAAGGGTTTGACTGATAGCAAGAGGGCAGTGTTGAAGAGACAGGTGGAGGAATATATCCGTGTCCATCCC tCAAGCAGCGTGAGTCGTCAGCAATGTGAACAGCTCCACATCGACGTGCAGTGGCGGCTACAGGCACTGCTGCAACAGGCGGTGCGACAACAGAGGCAGGAGCAGAAAATGGACTCACTGTtggctcacactcacactcagcTGGATCTCCTCaaag ATGCCCCACCACTCTCTGCTGTCACGGCGACCGACATCAAGTCTTTTCTGAGCCCTTCCGGTACCATCGCCACTCGTGCCCGTGACGCCCACAATGCCAGGCTACAGGCCAACAGGCTACCCTGGTGGCGGACGCTGGGGGAGAAGACTGCCGAATTTAAACCAGAGGAGGAGATTGAGCTTGGCCTTGGGGGAGTGGACAGCAGATGA
- the LOC133147051 gene encoding pro-opiomelanocortin-like, producing MLSSHGQLYSKSRQRLGERMNDMCACGLACVCICVCVYVPLGDNIKGGLTQEDTRTQHQHQRTKTKTDERRMYPTWLLATVVLVGMARGAASQCWEHASCQELDSKSLMDCLQLCYADLCDLNANPGPLQPPPIPESDPSPPAKRSYSMEHFRWGKPVGRKRRPIKVYTPNGVEEESSEVFPGEMRRELKNEPPVVSEEEGAMEEDGVQKKDNAYKMKHFRWSSPPPIKRYGGFMKGWVQAEQRPLVTLLKNVINKGGQTQK from the exons ATGCTTTCATCACATGGTCAATTATACAGCAAATCTCGACAAAGACTGGGGGAAAGAATGAACGACATGTGCGCATGTggccttgcgtgtgtgtgtatttgtgtttgtgtgtacgttCCGCTAGGTGACAATATAAAAGGTGGGCTGACCCAAGAGGATACAAGAACCCAGCATCAGCATCAGAGAACCAAGACCAAGACAGACGAGAG GAGGATGTATCCTACATGGCTGTTAGCGACAGTGGTGCTTGTGGGTATGGCCAGAGGAGCCGCCAGTCAGTGTTGGGAGCATGCATCTTGTCAGGAGCTGGACTCAAAAAGCCTGATG GATTGTCTGCAGCTCTGTTATGCCGACCTCTGTGACTTGAACGCCAACCCGGGACCACTCCAGCCTCCCCCCATTCCTGAGTCTGACCCCTCCCCCCCTGCCAAGCGCTCTTACTCCATGGAGCATTTCCGCTGGGGGAAACCCGTAGGCCGAAAACGCCGTCCCATTAAAGTATACACGCCCAACGGTGTGGAAGAAGAGTCGAGTGAGGTTTTCCCCGGGGAGATGAGACGCGAATTAAAGAATGAGCCGCCGGTAGTTTCAGAGGAAGAGGGGGCGATGGAGGAGGACGGAGTCCAGAAGAAAGACAACGCCTACAAGATGAAGCACTTTCGCTGGAGCAGCCCGCCCCCCATCAAACGCTACGGCGGCTTCATGAAAGGTTGGGTCCAGGCCGAGCAGAGACCACTGGTCACCCTCCTCAAGAACGTCATCAACAAAGGTGGACAGACGCAGAAGTAG
- the ftcd gene encoding formimidoyltransferase-cyclodeaminase, producing the protein MAAALVECVPNFSEGKNQEVIDAISAAISSTPGCTLLDVDPGVSTNRTVYTFVGSPEAVVEGALNAARQAFNLIDMTRHSGEHPRMGALDVCPFIPVQNVSMEDCVRCANIFGQKLADMLHVPVFLYGEAARSEARRTLPSVRAGEYEALADKLKQKEWAPDFGPATFVASWGATVTGARKFLIAYNVNVIGTKEQAHRIALDIREQGRGKDQPGLLKKVQAIGWYLDESNIAQVSTNILDFELTPLHCVYEEICKDAEDLKLPIVGSQIVGLIPLKALLDAADFYIAREKLFIVEEEHKVRLVISKLGLDSLGPFKAKERIIEYMVTSQDHGRLASLSLQQFVRSVGARTAAPGGGSVSAAVAALGAALGAMVGQMTYGKRQFEAVDDVMRRLIPPFHHAMNELLDMVDSDSSAFNSYMAALKMPKDSKEEVKRREVALQEGLKQAVSVPLALAEKVTTLWPSLKELVLYGNISCKSDIQVAVKALETAVFGAYYNVIINLQDITDDNFKMETQSRVSALLEEAKNFAFTILEAADKRA; encoded by the exons ATGGCAGCTGCGCTGGTTGAATGTGTCCCCAACTTCTCAGAAGGCAAAAATCAAGAG GTCATTGACGCCATCTCGGCGGCCATTAGCAGCACACCCGGGTGTACCCTGCTGGATGTTGACCCCGGCGTCTCCACCAACCGGACCGTCTACACGTTTGTGGGCTCTCCTGAAGCTGTTGTGGAAGGGGCGCTCAATGCTGCCCGTCAGGCTTTCAACCTCATTGACATGACTCGCCACTCAG GTGAACACCCTCGAATGGGAGCGCTGGACGTCTGTCCTTTCATTCCTGTCCAGAACGTCAGTATGGAAGACTGCGTCCGCTGCGCCAACATCTTTGGACAGAAACTGGCGGACATGTTGCATGTGCCAG TGTTTCTTTACGGCGAAGCAGCGCGAAGCGAGGCACGGAGGACTCTTCCGTCTGTGAGAGCTGGCGAGTATGAAGCTTTAGCAGACAAG ctgaagcaGAAGGAGTGGGCTCCAGACTTTGGACCCGCCACCTTTGTGGCATCATGGGGTGCCACGGTGACAGGCGCACGGAAGTTCCTCATCGCCTACAATGTAAACGTGATTGGGACCAAGGAGCAGGCGCATCGCATCGCACTGGACATAAGAGAGCAGGGCAGAGGAAAAGACCAG CCAGGGTTGCTGAAAAAGGTTCAAGCCATCGGCTGGTACTTGGATGAGTCCAATATCGCTCAGGTGTCCACCAACATCCTGGATTTTGAGCTAACGCCTCTCCACTGTGTTTATGAGGAGATCTGCAAGGATGCAGAG GATCTAAAGCTGCCCATCGTGGGCTCCCAGATTGTCGGTTTGATTCCTCTCAAAGCTCTTCTGGATGCTGCAGACTTCTACATTGCTAGGGAGAAACTCTTCATCGTTGAGGAAGAGCATAAAGTGCGACTG GTGATCAGCAAGCTGGGCCTCGACTCACTGGGTCCGTTCAAAGCAAAGGAGCGGATAATTGA GTACATGGTGACGTCGCAGGACCACGGCCGCCTGGCGTCTCTTAGCCTGCAGCAATTTGTTCGCAGCGTTGGCGCTCGGACGGCTGCTCCTGGCGGAGGCTCAGTCTCCGCCGCCGTGGCTGCACTG GGAGCGGCGCTCGGCGCCATGGTGGGCCAAATGACATACGGCAAGAGGCAGTTTGAAGCTGTGGACGATGTGATGAGGAGACTGATACCTCCGTTTCATCACGCTATGAATGAGCTGCTGGACATGGTTGACAGTGACTCATCTGCCTTCAACAGCTACATG GCAGCGCTCAAGATGCCCAAAGATTCGAAGGAGGAAGTAAAAAG GCGAGAGGTGGCCTTGCAGGAGGGCCTGAAGCAAGCAGTGAGTGTTCCGTTGGCGCTGGCTGAGAAGGTTACCACCCTCTGGCCATCACTGAAAGAACTTGTCTTATATGGGAACATCAGCTGCAAATCAGATATTCAG GTTGCAGTAAAAGCGCTGGAGACGGCAGTTTTCGGGGCTTACTACAACGTCATCATCAACCTTCAAGACATTACTGATGACAATTTCAAGATGGAG ACTCAGTCCAGAGTGTCAGCATTATTAGAGGAGGCAAAAAATTTTGCCTTCACCATCCTTGAAGCTGCCGACAAGCGAGCATGA
- the senp7b gene encoding sentrin-specific protease 7b isoform X2, with the protein MKPGRGWSHGSLYRQSAHGKLPFKDAVRKLMGLESLPTETSSTTRTAAGGSYSQSQVSTEAPCPWGSSFNLHRWRPKRASDRYPQRVLASECLSPQKSENISERFCSPPKRISLEAHDSLAELRGNPHDGRLSSSSPGYKTVQGAVMQKTTSATNEESSSLETPPRAHRIVNRRFGRSKSNEEPGQKGRDIWMAFRQKKQTNRVAGLHSRRKKQTRSETIVLSSEDDEPDEGDENKPIDQTAQIPHQIPGVDPQQPPFLELEFSSLHTGLMRTDAKGKMMITSSGIILPLKGEDEGEVTVVASQLKGYGLWDGAVALSGTLLDDLVGTAPSLLFLWVTDAQASALHRELIIILSTCASGPPCAVLLLVMTKQLSECQAALLASMLEMTEFRNGRSSSPVGLTSPLKWTDGLLLIQNCPAPLNEHLLHLLGQSPEMSNHSRRSSRNQTSALQLARRLIQYPPAPSKGRITVTKEDLACLESGQFLNDVIIDFYLKFLLVEGGARAMAERSHIFSSFFFKHLSRRENYSDGSAVVLDQYMRHRRVKTWTRHVDIFRKDFLFVPINEEAHWYLAVICFPGQDGRRYDHRTSGTRSRRLRSKQPPACTEQGCTREITSTRPCILVMDSLNVGQHENACKLLRDYLQVEWEERKGLHRVFTADSMHSYSCGVPQQDNNSDCGLYLLQYVESFFQNPVVHFDPPVCLGRWFPRQRVRQKREAIRHLIMKLHKSQSQAENI; encoded by the exons ATG AAACCTGGACGCGGGTGGAGTCATGGCAGCCTCTATCGTCAAAG CGCCCATGGAAAGCTGCCTTTCAAAGACGCTGTCAGAAAGCTGATGGGACTGGAAAGCCTGCCCACAGAAACATCCTCGACCACTCGCACAGCAGCAGGAGGGAGTTACAGCCAGTCGCAGGTGTCAACAGAAGCTCCATGTCCTTGGGGGTCTTCATTTAATTTACACAG ATGGCGCCCAAAGCGCGCCTCAGACAGATATCCACAGCGTGTCTTGGCCTCAGAGTGTCTTTCTCCGCAGAAGAGCGAAAATATAAGCGAGA GGTTTTGTTCACCACCTAAACGCATATCTTTGGAGGCGCATGACTCCCTGGCTGAGCTGAGAGGAAATCCACATGATGGGAGGTTGAGTTCCTCCTCACCAGGTTACAAAACAGTACAGGGAGCTGTTATGCAGAAG aCTACTTCAGCTACAAATGAAGAGTCTTCCTCATTGGAGACACCACCTCGTGCCCATCGAATCGTCAACAGGAGGTTCGGCAGAAGCAAGTCAAATGAGGAGCCGGGGCAGAAAGGGAGAGATATTTGGATGGCATTCAGACAGAAGAAGCAAACAAACAGAGTGGCTGGGCTTCATTCTCGGAGAAAGAAACAGACCCGATCAGAAACAA TTGTTTTATCCAGTGAGGACGACGAACCAGATGAAGGTGATGAGAACAAACCGATTGACCAGACAGCTCAAATACCTCACCAGATACCGGGAGTAGACCCGCAGCAGCCACCCTTCCTAGAGCTGGAGTTTTCGTCCCTTCACACCGGCTTGATGCGTACCGATGCCAAAGGAAAAATGATG ATTACATCGAGCGGAATCATCCTCCCGCTTAAAG GAGAGGATGAAGGCGAGGTCACTGTGGTTGCATCACAATTGAAAGGCTATGGTTTATGGGATGGCGCTGTAGCTTTGAGCGGGACTCTGCTAGATGATCTTGTTGGGACTGCTCCATCGCTACTTTTCCTGTGGGTGACGGATGCTCAGGCCAGTGCGCTACACAGGGAGTTGATCATCATCCTCAGCACTTGTGCCTCAG GACCACCGTGCGCCGTTCTTTTACTGGTGATGACAAAGCAGCTTTCTGAGTGCCAAGCGGCACTGCTGGCATCTATGTTGGAGATGACAGAATTCAGGAATGGTCGCTCCTCTTCACCTGTGGGGCTGACCTCCCCCCTAAAGTGGACTGACGGGCTACTACTCATCCAGAATTGTCCCGCACCTCTGAATGAGCATCTCCTTCATCTGCTGGGTCAGTCACCG GAGATGTCCAACCATTCGAGAAGAAGCTCCAGAAATCAGACCTCTGCTCTGCAGTTGGCAAGGAG GTTGATTCAGTATCCGCCGGCGCCCTCCAAAGGCCGGATCACAGTGACAAAGGAGGATTTGGCTTGTCTGGAGAGTGGCCAGTTCCTCAATGATGTCATCATAGACTTCTACCTTAA ATTCCTGCTTGTGGAGGGTGGGGCCCGCGCCATGGCTGAACGAAGTCACATTTTCAGCAGCTTTTTCTTCAAACACCTAAGCAGACGGGAAAACTACAGCGATGGTTCTGCTGTGGTCTT AGATCAGTACATGCGGCACCGGAGGGTGAAGACGTGGACTCGCCATGTTGACATTTTCAGGAAAGACTTCCTGTTTGTACCCATCAATGAGGA AGCTCACTGGTACCTAGCGGTGATTTGTTTCCCGGGTCAGGATGGCCGCCGTTATGACCATCGTACAA GTGGAACCAGGAGCCGCAGGCTGAGATCAAAGCAACCGCCA gcaTGTACAGAGCAAGGATGCACGAGGGAGATTACGTCGACGCG GCCGTGCATCCTGGTCATGGACTCTCTGAATGTGGGGCAGCATGAAAACGCTTGCAAGCTTCTACGAGA CTACCTGCAGGTGGAGTGGGAAGAGCGTAAGGGGTTGCATCGCGTCTTCACCGCCGACAGCATGCACAGCTACAGCTGCGGTGTCCCGCAGCAGGACAACAACAGTGACTGTGGTTTGTACCTGCTGCAGTATGTGGAGAGCTTCTTTCAG AACCCTGTGGTGCACTTTGACCCACCTGTGTGTTTGGGCCGCTGGTTTCCGAGACAACGGGTGCGACAGAAACGCGAGGCAATCCGGCATTTGATTATGAAGCTTCACAAGAGTCAGTCACAAGCTGAAAATATTTGA
- the senp7b gene encoding sentrin-specific protease 7b isoform X1 gives MLLKAFVVSSREIVELLFFTQLDQKPGRGWSHGSLYRQSAHGKLPFKDAVRKLMGLESLPTETSSTTRTAAGGSYSQSQVSTEAPCPWGSSFNLHRWRPKRASDRYPQRVLASECLSPQKSENISERFCSPPKRISLEAHDSLAELRGNPHDGRLSSSSPGYKTVQGAVMQKTTSATNEESSSLETPPRAHRIVNRRFGRSKSNEEPGQKGRDIWMAFRQKKQTNRVAGLHSRRKKQTRSETIVLSSEDDEPDEGDENKPIDQTAQIPHQIPGVDPQQPPFLELEFSSLHTGLMRTDAKGKMMITSSGIILPLKGEDEGEVTVVASQLKGYGLWDGAVALSGTLLDDLVGTAPSLLFLWVTDAQASALHRELIIILSTCASGPPCAVLLLVMTKQLSECQAALLASMLEMTEFRNGRSSSPVGLTSPLKWTDGLLLIQNCPAPLNEHLLHLLGQSPEMSNHSRRSSRNQTSALQLARRLIQYPPAPSKGRITVTKEDLACLESGQFLNDVIIDFYLKFLLVEGGARAMAERSHIFSSFFFKHLSRRENYSDGSAVVLDQYMRHRRVKTWTRHVDIFRKDFLFVPINEEAHWYLAVICFPGQDGRRYDHRTSGTRSRRLRSKQPPACTEQGCTREITSTRPCILVMDSLNVGQHENACKLLRDYLQVEWEERKGLHRVFTADSMHSYSCGVPQQDNNSDCGLYLLQYVESFFQNPVVHFDPPVCLGRWFPRQRVRQKREAIRHLIMKLHKSQSQAENI, from the exons ATGCTTTTGAAGGCATTCGTAGTGAGCTCCAGAGAGATTGTggagttattattttttactcaACTCGATCAGAAACCTGGACGCGGGTGGAGTCATGGCAGCCTCTATCGTCAAAG CGCCCATGGAAAGCTGCCTTTCAAAGACGCTGTCAGAAAGCTGATGGGACTGGAAAGCCTGCCCACAGAAACATCCTCGACCACTCGCACAGCAGCAGGAGGGAGTTACAGCCAGTCGCAGGTGTCAACAGAAGCTCCATGTCCTTGGGGGTCTTCATTTAATTTACACAG ATGGCGCCCAAAGCGCGCCTCAGACAGATATCCACAGCGTGTCTTGGCCTCAGAGTGTCTTTCTCCGCAGAAGAGCGAAAATATAAGCGAGA GGTTTTGTTCACCACCTAAACGCATATCTTTGGAGGCGCATGACTCCCTGGCTGAGCTGAGAGGAAATCCACATGATGGGAGGTTGAGTTCCTCCTCACCAGGTTACAAAACAGTACAGGGAGCTGTTATGCAGAAG aCTACTTCAGCTACAAATGAAGAGTCTTCCTCATTGGAGACACCACCTCGTGCCCATCGAATCGTCAACAGGAGGTTCGGCAGAAGCAAGTCAAATGAGGAGCCGGGGCAGAAAGGGAGAGATATTTGGATGGCATTCAGACAGAAGAAGCAAACAAACAGAGTGGCTGGGCTTCATTCTCGGAGAAAGAAACAGACCCGATCAGAAACAA TTGTTTTATCCAGTGAGGACGACGAACCAGATGAAGGTGATGAGAACAAACCGATTGACCAGACAGCTCAAATACCTCACCAGATACCGGGAGTAGACCCGCAGCAGCCACCCTTCCTAGAGCTGGAGTTTTCGTCCCTTCACACCGGCTTGATGCGTACCGATGCCAAAGGAAAAATGATG ATTACATCGAGCGGAATCATCCTCCCGCTTAAAG GAGAGGATGAAGGCGAGGTCACTGTGGTTGCATCACAATTGAAAGGCTATGGTTTATGGGATGGCGCTGTAGCTTTGAGCGGGACTCTGCTAGATGATCTTGTTGGGACTGCTCCATCGCTACTTTTCCTGTGGGTGACGGATGCTCAGGCCAGTGCGCTACACAGGGAGTTGATCATCATCCTCAGCACTTGTGCCTCAG GACCACCGTGCGCCGTTCTTTTACTGGTGATGACAAAGCAGCTTTCTGAGTGCCAAGCGGCACTGCTGGCATCTATGTTGGAGATGACAGAATTCAGGAATGGTCGCTCCTCTTCACCTGTGGGGCTGACCTCCCCCCTAAAGTGGACTGACGGGCTACTACTCATCCAGAATTGTCCCGCACCTCTGAATGAGCATCTCCTTCATCTGCTGGGTCAGTCACCG GAGATGTCCAACCATTCGAGAAGAAGCTCCAGAAATCAGACCTCTGCTCTGCAGTTGGCAAGGAG GTTGATTCAGTATCCGCCGGCGCCCTCCAAAGGCCGGATCACAGTGACAAAGGAGGATTTGGCTTGTCTGGAGAGTGGCCAGTTCCTCAATGATGTCATCATAGACTTCTACCTTAA ATTCCTGCTTGTGGAGGGTGGGGCCCGCGCCATGGCTGAACGAAGTCACATTTTCAGCAGCTTTTTCTTCAAACACCTAAGCAGACGGGAAAACTACAGCGATGGTTCTGCTGTGGTCTT AGATCAGTACATGCGGCACCGGAGGGTGAAGACGTGGACTCGCCATGTTGACATTTTCAGGAAAGACTTCCTGTTTGTACCCATCAATGAGGA AGCTCACTGGTACCTAGCGGTGATTTGTTTCCCGGGTCAGGATGGCCGCCGTTATGACCATCGTACAA GTGGAACCAGGAGCCGCAGGCTGAGATCAAAGCAACCGCCA gcaTGTACAGAGCAAGGATGCACGAGGGAGATTACGTCGACGCG GCCGTGCATCCTGGTCATGGACTCTCTGAATGTGGGGCAGCATGAAAACGCTTGCAAGCTTCTACGAGA CTACCTGCAGGTGGAGTGGGAAGAGCGTAAGGGGTTGCATCGCGTCTTCACCGCCGACAGCATGCACAGCTACAGCTGCGGTGTCCCGCAGCAGGACAACAACAGTGACTGTGGTTTGTACCTGCTGCAGTATGTGGAGAGCTTCTTTCAG AACCCTGTGGTGCACTTTGACCCACCTGTGTGTTTGGGCCGCTGGTTTCCGAGACAACGGGTGCGACAGAAACGCGAGGCAATCCGGCATTTGATTATGAAGCTTCACAAGAGTCAGTCACAAGCTGAAAATATTTGA